A genomic window from Rhodococcus sp. KBS0724 includes:
- a CDS encoding glycosyltransferase 87 family protein — MTGAINASGSAAVEMSPEEAELPGETPQRKLRVGVIGFVVLAALAVASVLMLLFGVPMDVIYWGIFHNFLDLDVYRHGGSFVVQGLPLYDGPVLQGMMFTYTPFAGILFTVWAVLTFQQAIVVWTVLNVLALCAVVVLCWKYLGYRLDVKTYAVSALATVIFLFMEPVRTTLWLGQINIFLLLLIVWDLGRDEKSRLRGIGAGIAAGVKLTPAFFWAYLFITKQWRALVTAVITFAATVALGFIVMYNDALTYWTGTLFDSDRVGRTDSPSNQSVSGLIAQLTHTPTPSKVLVLGCSVVAVCLGLGAAWIAHRNGQKLLGLTMTGLTATTVSPFSWGHHWVWFVPLVILASHYAMASKKIWVWVVPIVFLLPVLNWSHTWPIPAADMPGTDRFIGMGMFMLPSPDYLRIAMVSVYLWVFVVAAAMTLIVFGWKKWTVPNLEAADAPA; from the coding sequence GTGACGGGCGCGATCAATGCTTCGGGAAGTGCTGCGGTCGAGATGAGTCCAGAGGAAGCCGAATTGCCGGGGGAGACTCCGCAGCGAAAGCTGCGGGTCGGTGTGATCGGATTTGTCGTACTCGCTGCGCTTGCGGTCGCTTCTGTCCTGATGCTCCTGTTCGGTGTGCCGATGGACGTGATCTATTGGGGCATTTTCCACAACTTCCTTGATCTCGACGTCTACCGCCATGGCGGCAGTTTTGTGGTGCAGGGACTGCCGTTGTACGACGGTCCGGTTCTGCAGGGAATGATGTTCACGTACACCCCGTTTGCAGGGATCCTGTTCACGGTCTGGGCGGTGCTCACGTTTCAACAGGCGATCGTGGTGTGGACAGTTCTCAACGTTCTCGCACTTTGTGCGGTGGTCGTGCTGTGCTGGAAATATCTCGGCTATCGCCTGGACGTCAAGACATATGCAGTAAGCGCGTTGGCTACGGTCATTTTCCTGTTCATGGAACCGGTGCGCACGACGCTGTGGCTCGGGCAGATCAACATTTTTCTGTTGCTGTTGATCGTATGGGATCTGGGCCGGGACGAGAAAAGTCGTCTTCGGGGTATCGGCGCCGGGATCGCGGCGGGGGTCAAACTGACTCCGGCGTTCTTCTGGGCGTACCTGTTCATCACGAAGCAGTGGCGCGCCCTGGTGACTGCGGTGATCACGTTCGCGGCGACGGTGGCTCTGGGATTCATCGTTATGTACAACGATGCGTTGACGTACTGGACAGGCACACTCTTCGACAGTGACCGCGTGGGACGAACCGATTCACCGAGTAATCAGTCGGTGTCGGGGTTGATTGCTCAGTTGACGCATACACCGACGCCGTCGAAGGTGCTGGTTCTCGGGTGCAGCGTGGTGGCCGTGTGTCTCGGACTGGGAGCTGCGTGGATTGCTCACCGTAACGGGCAGAAGTTGCTCGGCCTGACCATGACCGGGCTCACCGCCACAACCGTGTCCCCCTTCTCGTGGGGGCACCACTGGGTGTGGTTTGTTCCGTTGGTGATTCTGGCTTCTCACTACGCGATGGCGTCGAAGAAGATCTGGGTCTGGGTCGTGCCGATCGTGTTTCTTCTTCCCGTCCTGAACTGGTCGCACACGTGGCCGATACCCGCGGCGGATATGCCGGGCACCGACCGCTTCATCGGCATGGGCATGTTCATGTTGCCCTCTCCCGATTACTTGCGAATCGCCATGGTGTCGGTCTATCTGTGGGTGTTTGTCGTGGCCGCTGCCATGACGCTGATCGTGTTCGGCTGGAAGAAATGGACAGTGCCGAATCTGGAAGCTGCAGACGCACCGGCCTGA
- a CDS encoding aminotransferase class I/II-fold pyridoxal phosphate-dependent enzyme, translating to MPIQTQIGLMSHEELTSEHESQSAKYSQLQAEKLVLDLTRGKPSPEQLDLSAALLALPGDGDFRDGSGTDCRNYGGLTGLPELRAIFGELLGIPVANLLAGNNASLEIMHDNVVFSLLHGTPDSAQPWAREEKIKFLCPAPGYDRHFAITESLGIEMITIPMNHDGPDVAKIAELVAADPQIKGMWVVPVYANPTGAVYSEDIVRELASMPAAAPDFRLYWDNAYAVHPLFGEIAPSYDVLTMAAEAGHPNRPLVFASTSKITFAGAGVSFFGGSAENLAWYQKHLGKKSIGPDKVNQLRHLRFFGDADGVRAHMEKHRELLAPKFELVLKILEDRLGASKVASWTEPKGGYFISLDVVDGTAKRVIELAKNAGIALTAAGSAFPYSTDPDDRNIRLAPSFPSLGDLEVAMDGVATCVLLAATESRLTES from the coding sequence ATGCCTATCCAAACCCAGATCGGGTTGATGAGCCATGAAGAACTCACCTCCGAGCATGAGAGCCAGAGCGCGAAGTACTCGCAGCTCCAGGCCGAGAAGCTCGTCCTCGATCTGACTCGCGGTAAGCCTTCGCCGGAGCAACTCGACCTTTCCGCAGCGTTGTTGGCGCTGCCGGGCGACGGTGATTTCCGGGACGGTAGTGGCACAGACTGCCGCAACTACGGTGGCCTGACGGGTCTGCCGGAATTGCGAGCGATTTTCGGTGAGCTGCTGGGCATTCCTGTTGCGAACCTTCTCGCAGGCAACAATGCGAGCCTCGAGATCATGCACGACAACGTGGTGTTCTCCTTGCTTCACGGCACTCCCGATTCGGCTCAGCCGTGGGCACGCGAAGAGAAGATCAAGTTCCTCTGCCCGGCTCCCGGTTACGACCGCCACTTTGCGATCACCGAGTCGTTGGGCATCGAGATGATCACGATCCCGATGAACCACGACGGTCCTGACGTTGCGAAGATTGCGGAATTGGTTGCGGCTGATCCGCAGATCAAGGGCATGTGGGTTGTTCCGGTGTACGCCAACCCGACCGGCGCGGTGTACTCGGAAGATATCGTTCGTGAGCTGGCGTCAATGCCGGCGGCTGCCCCTGATTTCCGTTTGTACTGGGACAACGCGTACGCGGTTCACCCACTGTTCGGTGAGATCGCACCGTCGTACGACGTTCTGACGATGGCTGCAGAAGCCGGACATCCCAACCGTCCGCTGGTGTTCGCGTCGACGTCCAAGATCACCTTTGCCGGTGCCGGTGTCAGTTTCTTCGGCGGCTCCGCCGAGAACCTCGCGTGGTACCAGAAGCACCTCGGTAAGAAGAGCATTGGACCGGACAAGGTCAATCAGCTCCGTCACTTGCGGTTCTTCGGTGACGCGGATGGTGTTCGCGCGCACATGGAGAAGCATCGCGAATTGCTCGCGCCCAAGTTCGAATTGGTTCTGAAGATCCTCGAGGACCGGTTGGGTGCGTCGAAGGTCGCGTCGTGGACCGAGCCGAAGGGCGGCTACTTCATCAGCCTCGACGTGGTCGACGGCACGGCAAAGCGCGTCATCGAACTCGCGAAGAATGCCGGTATCGCGCTCACTGCTGCTGGCTCGGCCTTCCCGTACAGCACGGATCCGGATGATCGGAACATCCGTCTTGCCCCGAGCTTCCCGTCACTCGGGGATCTCGAGGTTGCCATGGACGGCGTTGCGACGTGTGTCCTGTTGGCGGCAACAGAATCGCGTCTCACCGAGAGCTGA
- a CDS encoding AAA family ATPase, translated as MRVINSPAEVIEISQRHTEPEPHVLDGMVDGAWLDAQHFPPLQWSVQGIVPEGFGLIVAPPKAGKSWFVAGIGLACATGGLALGKISVSRRPVLYMALEDGHRRLQGRFRQILGEGVPIPKDLHVIVKAQPLAVVAMISEFLDRHASKAPLIILDTLGKVKPPKRAGEDAYTADYAIGTKLKDLVDAVSGSSLLVVHHTRKAESSDFVDAVSGTQGIAGSADFILVLARKRKSDDAVLAVTGRDVPENEYALTTSDGRWSLDGMDLTDAAATVENRQQKTALADRSMEILRFVSSRPETTAKDVEAEFTDINNNDAGTYLRRLHEAGHINKPRRGTYSPVSEPSEVSERYESAGHADQGEPSVSDASHTSDTSLFADSEEIA; from the coding sequence ATGAGAGTTATCAACTCACCCGCGGAGGTGATCGAAATCAGTCAACGGCATACAGAGCCTGAACCGCATGTTCTCGATGGGATGGTGGACGGTGCTTGGCTTGACGCGCAACACTTCCCACCATTGCAGTGGAGCGTGCAGGGCATCGTCCCGGAGGGCTTCGGGTTGATCGTTGCGCCACCGAAGGCCGGTAAGTCGTGGTTCGTTGCGGGTATCGGTCTCGCCTGCGCCACAGGTGGTCTCGCGCTCGGGAAGATATCGGTGTCACGGCGTCCGGTGCTATACATGGCTTTGGAGGATGGGCATCGACGCTTGCAGGGCAGGTTCCGGCAGATCCTCGGTGAGGGTGTGCCGATCCCGAAGGATCTGCACGTCATCGTCAAGGCTCAACCGCTCGCTGTTGTGGCGATGATCTCCGAGTTCTTGGATCGTCATGCATCCAAGGCACCGTTGATCATCCTGGACACGCTCGGGAAGGTGAAGCCCCCCAAGCGCGCTGGGGAAGATGCGTACACCGCCGACTATGCGATCGGAACGAAGCTCAAAGACCTCGTTGACGCGGTGTCGGGTTCGAGCCTGTTGGTGGTGCACCACACACGCAAAGCGGAGTCGTCGGACTTCGTTGATGCGGTGTCGGGCACGCAGGGCATCGCCGGATCTGCTGACTTCATTCTTGTGTTGGCGCGCAAGCGTAAGTCCGACGATGCGGTGCTTGCTGTGACAGGTCGTGACGTGCCCGAGAACGAGTACGCCCTCACAACCTCTGATGGTCGGTGGTCACTCGACGGTATGGATCTGACGGATGCGGCTGCCACCGTTGAGAACAGGCAGCAGAAAACGGCACTCGCTGACAGGTCCATGGAGATTCTTCGGTTCGTGTCCTCGCGCCCGGAGACCACAGCGAAGGATGTCGAAGCCGAGTTCACCGATATCAACAACAACGATGCCGGCACTTACCTTCGTCGCCTTCACGAGGCCGGTCACATCAACAAACCTCGACGCGGCACTTACTCACCTGTGTCTGAACCGTCTGAAGTGTCTGAACGGTATGAATCAGCAGGTCATGCCGACCAGGGAGAACCTTCAGTTTCAGACGCTTCACACACTTCAGACACTTCTCTGTTCGCAGACAGTGAGGAAATCGCATGA
- a CDS encoding phage major capsid protein, with amino-acid sequence MALSTSGAGSVLSAEQITNIVTVPLQKASVFLASGPTIIDAHGPVRIPTYTGSTSPSWHGENELIDEVEPTFSEVLLLDPKIESIKSLHRYSNELARQSITETIGAIQQRMITDVAGKIDDTFIAGTGAGGTQPKGMLNYTGTQEMAAVGVPVLDDLHDAEGLALGVEIDPTRLRWFMHSRDFVAIRKIKDTAGRYIVQPDITQSGAYQLLGHQVVVTNRIPVNGGTGTNESSIVLADMSMITVARDMAPTVTLLDQTFGDYDQQAIRVVCRYDAAPVNPKGIVVLRGVKLTA; translated from the coding sequence ATGGCACTCTCCACTTCCGGCGCTGGATCTGTCCTCTCCGCCGAGCAGATCACCAACATCGTCACCGTTCCCTTGCAGAAGGCTTCGGTGTTCCTCGCATCCGGACCCACAATCATCGACGCCCACGGCCCCGTCCGAATCCCGACGTACACCGGCTCGACTTCCCCGTCCTGGCACGGCGAGAACGAACTCATCGACGAGGTGGAACCCACCTTCTCCGAGGTGCTGCTACTCGATCCGAAGATCGAGTCCATCAAGTCCCTGCACCGCTACTCCAACGAGCTTGCCCGTCAATCGATCACCGAGACCATCGGCGCAATCCAGCAGCGCATGATCACCGACGTCGCCGGCAAGATCGACGACACCTTCATCGCCGGCACCGGCGCGGGTGGAACCCAGCCGAAGGGGATGCTGAACTACACCGGCACTCAGGAAATGGCCGCAGTTGGTGTGCCCGTCCTCGACGATCTGCACGACGCCGAAGGGTTGGCGCTCGGTGTCGAAATCGACCCGACTCGCCTGCGCTGGTTTATGCACTCCCGAGACTTTGTGGCAATCCGCAAGATCAAGGACACCGCGGGCCGCTACATCGTCCAGCCCGACATCACCCAGTCCGGCGCGTACCAGCTGCTCGGGCATCAGGTCGTTGTCACCAACCGCATCCCCGTCAACGGTGGCACCGGCACCAACGAATCGTCCATCGTTCTCGCTGACATGTCGATGATCACCGTCGCCCGCGACATGGCCCCCACGGTCACCCTGCTGGACCAGACTTTCGGTGACTACGACCAGCAGGCCATCCGCGTTGTCTGCCGCTACGACGCCGCACCCGTCAATCCCAAGGGCATCGTCGTCCTGCGCGGTGTGAAGCTCACGGCGTAG
- a CDS encoding LysR family transcriptional regulator, producing MTRRWPDLTTLELLIGVDDHGSLSAASRLAHIAQPNATRAIKALERQLGMPLIHRKSTGATLTPQGTVIVHWARRVLANSTQLLDVAEGMRTERSAELTVCASMTVAEHLIPAWLGTFRGLHPDVTVHLQVYNSTRVIEAIDVGMCDLGFVESPTVPRHLHSITVARDSLVVVVDPDHAWARRRKPLTIGELAMTPLLVREPGSGTRTTLDVALAEYERATPLLELGSSAAIRTSVLGGVGPAVLSTLAVREQVKSGDLRVIEVDGLDLARTLRAVWRPPRQLEGPAGDLVKLVRTSGTALD from the coding sequence ATGACCCGACGCTGGCCGGACCTCACCACACTCGAGCTACTGATCGGCGTCGATGATCACGGAAGCCTCAGCGCTGCAAGCCGTCTCGCACATATAGCTCAGCCCAATGCCACCCGTGCGATCAAAGCACTGGAACGCCAACTCGGCATGCCCCTGATCCACCGAAAATCAACCGGGGCAACGTTGACACCACAAGGCACCGTGATCGTTCACTGGGCCCGGCGTGTCCTGGCCAATTCGACACAGCTACTCGACGTAGCCGAAGGAATGCGGACCGAACGATCAGCGGAGTTGACGGTCTGCGCCAGCATGACCGTGGCCGAACACCTGATTCCGGCGTGGCTGGGCACTTTTCGCGGACTACACCCCGACGTGACCGTGCATCTCCAGGTGTACAACTCGACGCGCGTCATCGAAGCAATCGACGTGGGAATGTGCGATCTCGGATTTGTCGAATCCCCGACTGTGCCCAGGCACCTACACAGCATCACCGTCGCTCGCGACTCACTCGTTGTTGTCGTCGACCCCGACCACGCGTGGGCCCGTCGGCGTAAACCACTCACCATCGGCGAACTGGCCATGACGCCGTTGCTGGTCCGCGAGCCCGGATCGGGCACTCGGACAACTCTCGATGTCGCGCTTGCCGAGTACGAGCGTGCGACACCGCTCCTCGAACTCGGCAGCTCGGCCGCGATCCGCACCAGCGTCCTCGGTGGTGTCGGGCCGGCGGTGCTGAGCACTCTTGCAGTCAGAGAACAGGTGAAATCGGGCGACCTGCGGGTTATCGAGGTGGACGGCCTCGACCTCGCCCGCACCTTACGAGCCGTATGGCGGCCGCCGCGGCAACTCGAAGGGCCGGCAGGCGACTTGGTGAAACTGGTGCGGACGAGCGGTACCGCGCTGGACTGA
- a CDS encoding YeiH family protein, whose translation MNCDVKSVVDKLAVASPVPVRRWASITALVPGVALCAFGAAIALGIGRLFSAVSPLLIAIVAGAIVANLVALPAKFQPGLTFSSKRLLRIGIALLGLQLMFSDIVGLGWGVIGVVVAIVVFGIAGTMYAGKLLGLSWTQRLLIACGFSICGAAAVAAADGVVNAKEEELLTAVALVVIFGTLMIPTIPLLANTFGLSDVSAGMWAGGSIHEVAQVVAAGSALGATAMGVATIVKLARVLMLAPVMAFLSIRQRAMSDNANPHTKRPPLVPLFTLAFIGFMGLRSTGILPEDLLGIAKTVQTALLAAAMFALGLGVRLSVIRGVGVRPFVLAALSTVWVALIALVGVVLVS comes from the coding sequence GTGAACTGTGATGTGAAGTCCGTGGTCGACAAACTGGCCGTTGCCTCGCCGGTGCCTGTGCGGCGGTGGGCGAGTATCACTGCGCTTGTGCCCGGGGTGGCGCTGTGCGCCTTCGGCGCGGCGATCGCGCTGGGGATCGGGCGACTCTTTTCTGCTGTAAGCCCGTTGCTGATTGCCATCGTCGCCGGCGCGATCGTGGCGAATCTTGTTGCCCTTCCCGCGAAATTTCAGCCGGGACTGACGTTTTCGTCCAAACGGCTGCTGCGCATCGGTATCGCATTGCTCGGTCTTCAGTTGATGTTCAGTGACATTGTCGGTCTGGGTTGGGGTGTGATCGGTGTTGTCGTGGCCATCGTTGTTTTCGGTATCGCCGGAACAATGTATGCCGGAAAACTTTTGGGTCTGTCGTGGACTCAGCGACTACTGATTGCCTGCGGTTTCTCGATCTGTGGCGCTGCGGCGGTGGCCGCCGCCGATGGCGTGGTGAATGCAAAAGAGGAAGAGCTACTGACCGCGGTTGCGCTGGTCGTGATATTTGGTACGTTGATGATTCCGACCATTCCGTTGTTGGCCAATACCTTCGGGCTCAGTGATGTCAGTGCTGGAATGTGGGCCGGTGGGTCGATTCACGAGGTCGCGCAGGTTGTTGCCGCCGGCAGTGCTCTTGGCGCCACCGCTATGGGTGTTGCGACTATCGTGAAACTCGCGCGAGTGCTGATGCTTGCGCCGGTCATGGCATTCTTGAGTATTCGTCAACGCGCTATGTCCGATAATGCGAATCCGCATACGAAGCGGCCACCACTGGTGCCCCTGTTTACCCTGGCGTTCATCGGATTCATGGGACTTCGTTCAACTGGGATTCTCCCGGAAGATCTTCTCGGCATTGCCAAGACGGTACAGACGGCATTGTTGGCCGCCGCGATGTTTGCACTCGGGCTCGGAGTTCGATTGAGTGTGATCCGCGGAGTCGGCGTGCGCCCATTCGTTTTGGCTGCACTGTCGACGGTCTGGGTGGCTCTGATCGCCTTGGTGGGAGTGGTACTGGTCAGCTGA
- a CDS encoding terminase large subunit domain-containing protein, which produces MTPTVNLDIQQLIDDPAYFAEHAIGVPLWDYQADFARSPARYRVMCAGRQVGKSRVLAVVALHTAYIRANVRVLVISNGEDSSLRVLADCAHLARNSPILNAAVLDDKKQLLTLGNGSTIQSIPASEARARGDSIDLLIVDEAGFISMSLWQAAEPAIVARPGSRVILASTPWGKNDHFFRQKYNEGMTSPSAKLQSWHWPTTASPLADLDLIEDWRRTWSTIKFTTEVLAEWVNEAGAYFTMEELDNAVADYDLLDPKDAHGQLITAGLDWGFSDAHAFVALAVLDDQELNQAVVGDDLIYFIPWLESHHKKPYSWFVNRIEEIGRTYQLMSVVSETNGVGAMPTEVLRNTMQRTKQSKRLDKARWPTRVIPVNTDNRYKASGFGGIKLLLQQGRLILPNHPDLLRQLHNLEYEQTDTGQLRIRVPEAAGHDDIAMALCQAISTADGSVYAYRPDNPRANHRDLITTGTGVRIPKQPSCLNVEHALQRSRGRNKGDGW; this is translated from the coding sequence ATGACACCCACCGTCAACCTCGACATCCAACAACTCATCGACGACCCCGCCTACTTCGCCGAACACGCCATCGGCGTACCCCTGTGGGACTACCAAGCCGACTTCGCCCGATCCCCGGCCCGCTACCGCGTCATGTGCGCCGGCCGGCAGGTAGGCAAGTCACGCGTCCTCGCAGTCGTCGCCCTCCACACCGCCTACATCCGCGCCAACGTCCGCGTCCTCGTCATCTCCAACGGTGAAGACTCCTCCCTCCGAGTCCTCGCAGACTGCGCACACCTCGCCCGCAACAGCCCCATACTCAACGCCGCAGTCCTCGACGACAAGAAACAACTCCTCACCCTCGGCAACGGATCCACCATCCAATCCATCCCCGCATCCGAAGCCCGAGCCCGCGGCGACTCCATCGACCTACTCATCGTCGACGAGGCTGGATTCATCAGCATGAGCCTGTGGCAAGCCGCAGAACCCGCCATCGTCGCCCGCCCCGGCAGCCGCGTCATCCTCGCATCCACCCCTTGGGGAAAGAACGACCACTTCTTCCGACAGAAGTACAACGAGGGCATGACATCCCCCAGTGCCAAACTCCAATCCTGGCACTGGCCCACCACCGCATCACCCCTCGCCGACCTCGACCTCATCGAAGACTGGCGACGCACCTGGTCGACCATCAAGTTCACCACCGAAGTCCTCGCCGAATGGGTCAACGAGGCCGGCGCCTACTTCACCATGGAAGAACTCGACAACGCCGTAGCCGACTATGACCTACTCGACCCCAAAGACGCCCACGGACAACTCATCACCGCAGGCCTCGACTGGGGCTTCTCCGATGCCCATGCGTTCGTTGCTCTCGCAGTCCTCGACGACCAAGAACTGAACCAAGCCGTAGTCGGTGACGACCTCATCTACTTCATCCCCTGGCTCGAATCGCACCACAAGAAGCCGTACAGCTGGTTCGTCAACCGCATCGAAGAGATCGGCCGCACCTACCAACTGATGTCCGTCGTGTCCGAAACCAACGGTGTCGGGGCCATGCCCACCGAAGTCCTCCGCAACACCATGCAACGCACCAAGCAATCCAAACGACTCGACAAAGCGCGCTGGCCCACCCGAGTCATCCCCGTCAACACCGACAACCGATACAAAGCATCAGGATTCGGAGGCATCAAACTCCTCCTCCAACAAGGCCGGCTCATCCTCCCCAACCACCCCGACCTACTCCGCCAACTCCACAACCTCGAATACGAACAAACCGACACCGGCCAACTCCGCATCCGAGTCCCCGAAGCAGCCGGACACGACGACATAGCCATGGCCCTATGCCAAGCCATATCCACCGCAGACGGCAGCGTTTACGCCTACCGACCAGACAACCCCCGAGCTAACCACCGCGACCTCATCACCACAGGCACAGGCGTCCGCATCCCCAAACAACCCAGCTGCCTCAACGTCGAACACGCACTCCAACGATCACGAGGAAGGAACAAGGGAGACGGCTGGTAA
- a CDS encoding HhH-GPD-type base excision DNA repair protein, which produces MALHLNLVGDPEADALLSEDPLALLLGMLLDQQVPMETAFLGPKKLADRMGGLDVRRIADMDTDAFIEICAQTPAVHRFPKSMGERIQSVCQFIVEKYDGDTAAIWTSGDPNGKEVLKRLKALPGYGDQKARIFLALLGKQIGVQPDGWREAAGDYGLEGSRRSIADVVDEQTLLEVREFKKAAKAAAKAK; this is translated from the coding sequence ATGGCACTTCATCTGAACCTCGTCGGTGACCCCGAAGCGGATGCTCTCCTCTCCGAGGACCCGTTGGCCTTGTTGCTCGGAATGTTGCTCGATCAACAGGTACCGATGGAGACGGCATTTCTCGGGCCGAAGAAGCTCGCGGATCGGATGGGTGGTCTCGACGTCCGTCGTATCGCGGACATGGACACGGACGCATTCATCGAGATTTGCGCGCAGACTCCGGCAGTCCATCGTTTCCCGAAGTCGATGGGCGAACGCATCCAATCCGTGTGCCAGTTCATCGTCGAAAAGTACGACGGTGACACCGCTGCGATCTGGACGTCGGGTGATCCGAACGGCAAGGAAGTGCTCAAACGGCTCAAGGCGCTGCCCGGCTACGGCGATCAGAAGGCCCGAATCTTCTTGGCGCTCCTGGGCAAACAAATCGGCGTGCAGCCTGACGGTTGGCGCGAAGCAGCGGGGGATTACGGACTCGAAGGGTCACGGCGGTCCATTGCCGACGTGGTCGACGAGCAGACGCTCCTCGAGGTCCGCGAGTTCAAGAAAGCAGCCAAGGCCGCAGCAAAGGCAAAATAG
- a CDS encoding tyrosine-type recombinase/integrase, producing the protein MARRSRRAGKGSITSYKTNAGVRWRYQIWVPIDPERPDDGERQTGKAGFATAEDADNALTDAKNQLKNQIKFVRTAPTVATFIDQWIAGLQLEASTIAGYKRIANNHIKPELGKLPLDKLTATRLAAHYKHLLHSGRKDGKNKGKPLSANSVNKVHVCLGAMLDAAKDDGYIAVNPARKRGVVKAPTGRQIKAQAPEQSTWTAGQLTTFLAWNRDILDDELFPLWQTVAMTGVRRSEALALQWADLDLTNSRLSIRRALDTTARDTVKLTKTGGARVIDLDDETIAALKAWRVQRGGVSLQLTGARSFVFGNLDGGTRSPNEISRRFRLRVVKAQAALGEDAMPAMTLKGLRHTHATLLLEAGVHPKVVQERLGHSTITTTMNVYSHVTPTMQRAAVDTLSRILG; encoded by the coding sequence GTGGCAAGGCGTAGCCGGCGAGCAGGCAAAGGCAGCATCACCAGCTACAAAACGAACGCCGGCGTCCGATGGCGCTACCAAATATGGGTACCCATCGACCCTGAACGTCCCGACGACGGCGAACGGCAAACCGGCAAAGCAGGATTCGCAACAGCCGAAGATGCCGACAACGCACTTACTGACGCCAAAAATCAGCTCAAAAACCAGATCAAATTCGTTCGCACCGCACCCACAGTCGCAACCTTCATCGACCAATGGATCGCAGGCCTCCAGCTCGAAGCATCCACCATCGCCGGATACAAGCGCATCGCCAACAACCACATCAAACCTGAACTCGGGAAACTGCCACTCGACAAGCTCACAGCTACCCGACTCGCAGCCCACTACAAGCACCTACTCCACAGCGGACGCAAAGACGGCAAGAACAAAGGGAAGCCCCTATCGGCCAACTCCGTCAACAAAGTGCACGTCTGCCTCGGAGCCATGCTCGACGCCGCCAAAGACGACGGATACATCGCAGTCAACCCGGCCCGCAAACGAGGCGTAGTCAAAGCCCCCACCGGCCGCCAAATCAAAGCTCAGGCCCCAGAACAGTCCACCTGGACAGCCGGGCAACTGACAACGTTCCTGGCATGGAACAGGGACATCCTCGACGATGAACTGTTTCCCCTGTGGCAGACGGTGGCAATGACCGGGGTCCGACGATCCGAAGCACTCGCGTTGCAGTGGGCAGACCTGGACCTCACCAACTCCCGGCTCAGCATCCGCCGCGCATTGGACACCACCGCACGAGACACAGTGAAGCTCACCAAGACGGGCGGTGCACGAGTGATCGACCTGGACGACGAGACGATCGCAGCTCTCAAAGCGTGGCGGGTGCAGCGTGGTGGCGTGTCCCTTCAGCTCACAGGTGCGCGCAGCTTCGTGTTTGGGAACCTCGACGGTGGCACTCGTAGTCCGAACGAGATCTCACGGCGTTTCCGGTTGCGGGTGGTGAAGGCTCAGGCAGCGTTGGGGGAGGATGCCATGCCGGCTATGACACTGAAGGGCTTGCGCCACACCCATGCGACCCTGCTCCTGGAGGCTGGTGTGCATCCCAAGGTGGTGCAGGAGCGTCTGGGGCACTCGACCATCACCACGACGATGAACGTGTACAGCCATGTGACGCCAACGATGCAGCGTGCAGCCGTGGACACCCTGAGTCGGATTCTGGGGTAG
- a CDS encoding helix-turn-helix domain-containing protein codes for MAEATVTIKDLRESDDVAITRTAVASALGIDPRTVTASIKNGTIPSVQLGRRVLIPRLPFLALFGANE; via the coding sequence ATGGCAGAAGCCACCGTCACCATCAAGGACTTGCGGGAGTCCGACGATGTAGCGATCACTCGTACAGCAGTCGCTTCAGCACTCGGGATTGATCCACGCACAGTCACGGCCAGCATTAAGAACGGCACGATTCCGTCAGTGCAGCTTGGGCGGCGAGTTCTCATCCCCCGCCTGCCGTTCCTCGCGCTCTTCGGCGCAAATGAGTAA
- a CDS encoding helix-turn-helix domain-containing protein, whose amino-acid sequence MKEANDDSAPGTYGDRDPGGGPWIEKHQLREWFYPEASAMFADTLRFKRQMIGITQAELAERMTAAGIPFYDSTVAKIEKRQRRVHLDEAQLIARILGVDIAYMTGTDYPEDVREWLNEQHRQQLNVRRSSGKA is encoded by the coding sequence ATGAAGGAAGCGAATGATGACTCAGCCCCAGGAACCTACGGAGACCGAGATCCAGGCGGAGGGCCCTGGATCGAGAAGCATCAACTGAGGGAGTGGTTCTATCCCGAAGCCAGTGCGATGTTCGCGGACACTCTGAGGTTCAAGCGGCAAATGATCGGAATCACGCAGGCTGAACTTGCGGAACGGATGACCGCCGCGGGTATCCCCTTCTATGACTCGACTGTCGCGAAGATCGAGAAGCGTCAGCGGCGAGTTCACCTTGACGAAGCGCAACTGATTGCGCGCATCCTGGGGGTGGACATTGCGTATATGACCGGGACTGATTACCCCGAAGATGTTCGTGAGTGGCTTAACGAGCAGCATCGACAGCAACTGAACGTCAGGAGATCCAGTGGCAAGGCGTAG